Within Vanessa atalanta chromosome 11, ilVanAtal1.2, whole genome shotgun sequence, the genomic segment tatttacttaacttACACGTTGTAATAAACGATAATTGAATAGggtttttaaattacactacttttttatttgaatatatatatttttttgtttttaaaagattttgaaaCTGCtactttaagtatttatttattatgagatAAATGAAACTTTGATTTTTCTTATACCAGTTGtggtttttaatcttttaatataaatattttataaaaataggtgTTAGAACTTTTTTCGTTCTTTAAGTTCATTAAGacagtttatatatatacgattaTATAGTAAGTATGTATTGATACGTTCAACTAAGACATAGTGTTccacatgttattttttttattgtatatttaattaggtttttatatttattgatattaataccttaataatagacaaataataattctaaattataacattaaaaaatgcaatttattacacggaaatagataaaaaaatccgGCCGTGGCCTATCTAACTGTTATAtcgagaaaaacaaaataaactttggAATATGCGCATTTTACGATGAATATTTATAGgataaatattaacttagtaCTTAGTTATAACAAGTACTTGAgttacaacatatatttttatcttttaattaatattattttgttatttatgccACAGTTAGAGAAATCTAGTGCTCGACGTGTACATCTCCgagaattaacattaaaatctaGAGGATCATATCGCTGTGAAGTTTCAGAAGAAGCTCCTTCATTCCATTCTGCGCAGGCGGAGACGTTTATGGAAGTTTATTGTAAGTAATAACTAAGATGTCTCGAATTATATTACTCAAATACGTAAATTTAGTAGATATGACTGTAATATGgaacataaatataaagtaacttttaaGAACACtcacgatattatttttataaataaaaaccgcACTTGATAGAAAATGTTCACTACCTACAACTTTTCGTATAACAAATTTCAGATTTTCCACGTGAAAGTCCTCGTATAGTTGGACACGAACGAGTATATGAACTACGAGAACCACTCGATGTTAACTGCACCTCTGCTAAAGCGTTCCCAGCACCGGATTTGCAATGGCTCATAAATGGTGAAAAGGTTGTAtaggattttaaaatatattgttatcttTCTCTAGAAACGGATTATACTGGATATTGAACATTGTTCGAATAAAttcatagatatttattttattttttttgaaaaataaatgaaatatatatgtattggtaaaataaaaattgtactaataaaatataaaaataatcaaataaagttACGGCATGGTTATGACTAATAtagtagatatttaaaaaatgtaaacttgttattaaaacttattctattctatattcaataacaaataaacaaatcttacttacaaattaaaaataatataacaatatctaatcttatataatttgttattttgtaacaGGCAGTAAAGAATAAGTAATAACTGACTTTACCTTTTAAacgcttcaaataaaatatttacaatgtctATTATCAGTAAAATTATGATAGGACCACTTCTATAGGTATTGAACCCAAAAAGGAACTTCAAGATCgattcataaacaaatattttatacccgaacattcataaaatatatttatatatacacaaattaaaaacctttttaatttgtgtatatataaatatattatatttctattgtcAGATAATGTTatgtgaattattataataaataataaattattataataaataataaattattataatgttgacATTTCTGACCATTTGATTGTATCCTAGAAAGTATTTTTGACATGGTTTTATTAACAGGTCACGGAAAGTTCATGGCTAATACCTTACGACGCCGTACATGCCGCACAAGGTTTAATGATGTCTACCCTTGGCTTGCGAGCACCCGCTAAACGTCACATGAAGATACGCTGCGTTGCCATCATCGGCACGCACAGACGAGAACGAACTGCATCAATAGGTACGTTATTTCAttgagaattatttaataaataaatgatcgaGAGAAACATTCACAATCTAAATATacctatgtaatatatattgttacaagTGAATCCACTATAGTTCAAAATGTAGCGCGTAGCCGGAAGATCTAAGTACGaacatttaaatctattaatcataatcattagctttaacatttttttttaatatatgattacttaaatttaaatagtttatcatgtatattatgtatataattaaaccaCTAATTTTGCTTTTACAGAAACAAGTTCGTCGAACTGGAGAGGAGCaccgaatataaatttaataatgctgATTGGATGTGTCAACAAAATTCTCCAAATAATGtcgtgataaattaaataactctcattatattattttattgtaaataaaaaaatcgtttttttattcGTGTTTTAATACTACAgtggataaaaataataataataattgatcagttaattaagttttaattcaatcttatgttattacatacaaaatgaATAGAGACGAAACAATGTTACAAGAATACAGACTTAATTAAACTAAAgtgctatttaataaaaaaaaaaaaaatcgatatatagactttcataaaaaaatatattttaaatttgcaatAACAGAACATAccaatgttgttttttaaaaatgtaaatttaatgaaCTATGTCTCTAATTACATATATCTTGttgaatgttaatttatttctaccAAAAACGTACAACATGAGAAAATCCATAtacacacttaaaaaaaatgtatgtgtataatgAACACAGAAGTTGTTACTGTTCTATATATCAGTTATAATGAAGATAGAtcacaaattacattaaattttcaggttttttttatgatggaCGTACCAAACTACATAAATGTGTAGATAGaccttaaataaacaaaaaatacataaatatatatgtgttacaAGATAATATGTGTAATGTATATTAGATCATATatgcatttacatttaaaaaaaatctcaatttaATGCAAgtcacatattatttaaaatctttaagatCACATAATCAATACATACctagcaataaaattaatgaaatgaggTCTGCGATATCCGttacaaatattgaattaatttctcCTAATTTcctttaatagtaaataacattaatatatttaagttgcaGTAAGAATTAAATATCTCTTTACTTTTAACAAACATGTTATTTTCCAGACTTTTAACTGTatcaatattctaaataattaacatagtGCTTATTTtactatcatatattttataagcaattaaatgataatcacACAATTACTTTAATGAAAGAACGAAAATCATAGTTATTGTAAAAAGCTCTCGCAAAAATATAGGCACTGTGCTTTATAATCTGCTTAACACTATAAATTAGGTAAATCTGAAAAGCGGAATTAACCTTCTTGACCAAAATCTTCCATGAACTTCTTCAATTTtatcatatcatcatcattaacaGTAGGTTTTGACGTTGCTAGAGACCGGAGCATATCTGACATTGTAACTGGTGGTTCTCCAAGTTTGTCACTTGGTACATCCATCCAAGTCATTTCCATAGCTCCAGGATCCCCAGGAGAACATGGTGTCAAAAGATCATTAACTATTAAATTGGGGTCAGTAGGACTAGGTCCAGTGACTTTCTTAAAATGTGTTGCAGACTGTACTTTTCGAACAGGTTGCATCAATGCATCACgaacaacaatacttatatcAGCTCCAGAGTATCCATCTGTCTTCGATGCTAAAACTTTCATATCTTGTTCCGTTAACTGATGTCTTGTATTTCCAAGGTGTAACTTAAACATGTCCAAACGAGCGTGTTCTTCTGGTAATGCTATATAGATACGCTTCTCAAAGCGTCTCCTTATAGCTGCATCAAGGACCCATGGTATGTTAGTAGCTCCAAGAACTAAAATACCATCCATATCATTTCCTACACCTTGCATCTGCACAAGAAACTCTGTCTTGATTCTTCTAGCCGATTCAGATTCATTATCAGAACGAGATGAGCACAAGGAATcaatttcatcaataaatatgaTGCTTGGTTTATGCTGACGTGCCAATTCAAACAGATTTTTCACAAGTTTTTCTGATTCACCAAGCCATTTTGAAACAAGATCAGATGATGACACAGAGAAGAATGTTGAGTTGTTAGCTTCTGTAGCCACAGCTTTGGCTAAATATGACTTACCAGTACCAGGGGGTCCAAACAAGAGGATCCCCTTCCAAGGAATTCTTTTACCTGTGAATAAGTGGGGAAATTTGATAGGCAATATGACAGCCTCCTTTAAAGCTTCTTTTGCTGCCTCCAGCCCAGCAACATCACTCCATTTAACATGTGGCTTTTCGACAACAATAGCTCCCTCTAGTTTTCcttgtaattttttcttttctggGTCATCAGAATCACTGTCGCTGTCACTTTTCTTATCTTCACTTTTGGAGTTTGATTCACCATCCTTTACAGGTTTTTTCTTACGATCTTTTTTAAGATATTCCTTGAGTTTTTCTGCCCTGTCTAAATATTGTAAGCACTTAGCTCTTATACTCTCTTTAGCTCTTTCACCCTGAGCCTCATATTTCACAGCGTGCAGAAAATATTCTACTCCATGTTCATAAAGTCGTAAGGCttcttcataatttttatttttgtcctcTTCCGTGGCTTTCGTTACAAGATCAATGGCCTTTTGTAAGGTGTTAGATGAAGCCATTCTTGTGCTTTAAACCTGCAAAATTCGTTAAacctttatttatgttttaataacaaatattgattATGTTAAATTGATGAATTTTATGTTGTTATTTGATCCAATTAATTGTTAATCATCATCCAATGCATAACAATTAAAGGCTGACACATACAATATATCCGGTTGAAGACATATCTACATAGTAAAAACAATAATGACTTTTTCGTAATTTATGTACAGcaagaaaaaagaaaactataatCGAGTACAAATTTACGTTTTCCTTCTCGTAAGCATATAGATTATAGTATGACAAATTGTCTGGCAATAATCTAGCAATACattgacataattaattattgtagaaACGCTTTATTTATACCCACCATAAAGAACAATTAATCTTGAAATGAAACAAGTCACAATTAAGTTTTTACAATCTAAATTAGAATTGAATACAAACTATAGATTAAGTTTACTCATTCAACCAATGTTTTTTACAAAACCATCTATGACAACATCACCAGTGTTGCTATACAGAATTTAAAACGAAGTGTTGCTATCTTATAGCTATATGTCAACAATACCACcaaattaaaagcaataaaaaatagtacacAAATTTCAAAAACGATTTGAATGTAACACCCTTCAATTTAGTTTTcagatttcatatattttatataacataacccTAGTAAAGTCTCAACTGTATGCTAAAACGCTACGACACAACAGAAACGTAAAATGGTGtttcataaaagtatattacaaacctaacaaaaaaattaattgtgacGATGGTTAAGGTAtgcaagtttttatttttgtccaaGCGGGTTACAGAATAACTTatgttaagataattaaaaaaaatattgtataaaatattatttttctgtagGTATAGAACCTTCAGTACAAAATGACTTTGATTATATGCATAGGTATTCAATTGTTCATATTATAACTCCTAATAAGataatttgaaaaacaataaaacatatttttttaattcagctttattaatacatatgttataataaaaaaaaatacttaattattcatTGAtgctttatataatttgaatttgttaaCATATTTCTTAACCTCTTCCTTGGGGTACGGTTTTAAAGCTATACATGTAGGAATATTTTCTGGTTGTTCAATCCATAATTTATGGGATattgaattttcttttaatttttctgcAGTTTTTTTCAAGGATTCTTCATTAGGTACCTATGGATTAAATAACTATGACAAAGTagcaagaaatatattaaagaaatataaccaaccatatataaataactt encodes:
- the LOC125067532 gene encoding uncharacterized protein LOC125067532, with the protein product MRKIIVFWSFLFVNLEVSICLRVVGISVPTLKQRGESVTFTCDYDLEGGKLYSVKWYRDNEEFYRYMPRLRPPQHAHKLEGVRVDLEKSSARRVHLRELTLKSRGSYRCEVSEEAPSFHSAQAETFMEVYYFPRESPRIVGHERVYELREPLDVNCTSAKAFPAPDLQWLINGEKVTESSWLIPYDAVHAAQGLMMSTLGLRAPAKRHMKIRCVAIIGTHRRERTASIETSSSNWRGAPNINLIMLIGCVNKILQIMS
- the LOC125067420 gene encoding vacuolar protein sorting-associated protein 4, with the protein product MASSNTLQKAIDLVTKATEEDKNKNYEEALRLYEHGVEYFLHAVKYEAQGERAKESIRAKCLQYLDRAEKLKEYLKKDRKKKPVKDGESNSKSEDKKSDSDSDSDDPEKKKLQGKLEGAIVVEKPHVKWSDVAGLEAAKEALKEAVILPIKFPHLFTGKRIPWKGILLFGPPGTGKSYLAKAVATEANNSTFFSVSSSDLVSKWLGESEKLVKNLFELARQHKPSIIFIDEIDSLCSSRSDNESESARRIKTEFLVQMQGVGNDMDGILVLGATNIPWVLDAAIRRRFEKRIYIALPEEHARLDMFKLHLGNTRHQLTEQDMKVLASKTDGYSGADISIVVRDALMQPVRKVQSATHFKKVTGPSPTDPNLIVNDLLTPCSPGDPGAMEMTWMDVPSDKLGEPPVTMSDMLRSLATSKPTVNDDDMIKLKKFMEDFGQEG
- the LOC125067333 gene encoding putative peptidyl-tRNA hydrolase PTRHD1, which encodes MSTSIVQYILLRSDLLKDLGWSVGALVAQACHASTAALHIFKEDEHTIQYLNDLGNMHKVVLEVPNEESLKKTAEKLKENSISHKLWIEQPENIPTCIALKPYPKEEVKKYVNKFKLYKASMNN